A region from the Palaemon carinicauda isolate YSFRI2023 chromosome 9, ASM3689809v2, whole genome shotgun sequence genome encodes:
- the LOC137646394 gene encoding troponin I-like → MSARHVAQDEKQMNLRRNTNVSRMATKREAEDEEQTNLRRNTNANRMTTRRKADEEPPKNFCLRILARREAEDKKQMNSRRNSNASRIAARREAEDEEQMNLRRNTNAQRKAARREAEEEEQMNIKKDQ, encoded by the coding sequence ATGTCAGCTAGACATGTAGCacaagacgaaaagcagatgaatttaagaaggaacactaatgtaagTAGAATGGCAACTAAacgtgaagcagaagatgaagagcagacaaatttaagaaggaacactaatgcaaacagaatgacaACTAGGCGTAAAGCAGATGAAGAACCCCCCAAAAATTTTTGCCTTAGAATtttagctagacgtgaagcagaagacaaaaagcagatgaattcaagaaggaacagtaatgcaagcagaatagcagctagacgggaagcagaagatgaagagcaaatgaatttaagaaggaatactaatgcaCAGAGaaaggcagctagacgtgaagcagaagaagaGGAGCAGATGAATATAAAAAAGGACCAATGA